A single window of Candidatus Methylomirabilota bacterium DNA harbors:
- a CDS encoding RidA family protein, with protein sequence MAKDVRPVHHADRRRDVMMPYAPALLVRRGSLLFLSGVTAAPVYHSHPHREEEFDLPRTMREQAVLAMENLKKTLEAAGCAMKDVVSATRYLTDVAEQDDLNRVWAEYLGGHLPTTTTVEVSRLATHPNCKVEISAIAVADSAPPRKPRKRRSGRRR encoded by the coding sequence ATGGCCAAAGACGTCCGCCCCGTCCACCACGCCGACCGCCGCCGCGACGTGATGATGCCCTACGCGCCGGCCCTCCTCGTTCGCCGCGGCTCGCTTCTCTTCCTCTCGGGCGTGACCGCGGCGCCCGTCTACCACAGCCACCCGCACCGCGAGGAGGAGTTCGACCTGCCGCGGACCATGCGCGAGCAGGCCGTGCTCGCCATGGAGAACTTGAAGAAGACGCTCGAGGCCGCCGGCTGCGCCATGAAGGACGTCGTCTCGGCCACGCGCTACCTGACCGATGTCGCCGAGCAGGACGACCTCAACCGCGTCTGGGCCGAGTACCTCGGCGGCCACCTGCCGACGACGACCACCGTCGAGGTCTCGCGCTTGGCCACGCATCCGAACTGCAAGGTCGAGATCTCGGCCATCGCCGTGGCAGACTCCGCACCGCCCCGCAAGCCGCGCAAGCGACGGAGTGGCCGCCGCAGGTAA